Proteins encoded within one genomic window of Phototrophicus methaneseepsis:
- a CDS encoding c-type cytochrome, whose protein sequence is MMKTIFGLCLISFLLAGCLPADVMTKLGLLQSSQSTQPSIDEALLEEGRASYLHNYCGSCHQLTAANTRGTFGPSHDHIGTIAAERVTTEGYTGTATTAEGYLRESLLDPLVYSAPGYEATNHHMPAYTHLPDEEIDALVYFLLHQE, encoded by the coding sequence ATGATGAAGACTATATTTGGCCTGTGCCTCATCAGCTTCTTGTTGGCGGGGTGTCTCCCTGCCGATGTGATGACGAAGTTGGGCCTTTTACAATCATCACAATCCACTCAGCCGAGCATTGACGAGGCCCTTCTCGAAGAAGGGCGTGCATCCTATTTGCATAATTATTGCGGCTCCTGCCATCAATTGACGGCAGCCAATACGCGCGGCACTTTTGGGCCATCACACGATCATATCGGGACCATCGCCGCTGAGCGCGTCACCACGGAGGGATATACGGGTACTGCAACGACCGCAGAGGGCTATCTAAGAGAAAGTTTGTTGGACCCCCTCGTCTACAGCGCCCCCGGTTACGAAGCCACCAATCATCATATGCCCGCTTATACGCATCTGCCGGATGAAGAAATTGACGCCCTGGTTTATTTCTTGCTACATCAAGAATAA
- a CDS encoding response regulator — translation MKAGKILLVEDSSDDQLLIQRAFRKHNIVNDIDIAMDGVEALDYLFSADVPQPLPQLILLDVKLPRVDGLEVLRKVRANNRTRLVPVVMLTSSDEERDIVESYELGANSYVRKPVDFHQFANAVSQLGLYWLILNEPPEELE, via the coding sequence ATGAAGGCTGGGAAAATACTTCTCGTTGAGGACAGCTCGGATGATCAACTGCTCATCCAACGGGCCTTCCGGAAGCACAACATTGTAAACGACATTGATATCGCGATGGATGGTGTCGAAGCGCTAGACTATTTGTTCAGTGCAGATGTACCCCAACCCTTGCCACAGCTTATTTTGCTAGATGTGAAGTTACCACGCGTCGATGGATTAGAAGTTCTGCGTAAAGTACGAGCGAATAACCGCACCCGATTGGTCCCTGTGGTGATGCTCACATCATCTGACGAAGAGCGAGATATCGTAGAAAGCTATGAGCTCGGCGCAAATAGCTATGTACGAAAACCAGTTGATTTCCATCAATTCGCCAACGCTGTCAGCCAATTGGGTCTATACTGGCTCATCCTGAATGAACCACCTGAGGAATTGGAATGA
- a CDS encoding YceI family protein has product MQNFRLVIIAILGIALGLVIGFLGTFWVIRGGPRTTYTPITAPTLDLNAQPTLDPTQAVMAVTSVALLNAENANLHATIAALESLLGGAATQPPIVATEAPTLTQSPAAGDASQRALYRINSSQSEVRFSVEEERNGTRADVVGTTDQLAGDVIVDRLNPVNSQIGTIRMSARALTTGDAARDVVLREQIFRSAQDAYEFIEFVPTAVTGLPETIYLAQTYTFQVTGNLTILDTTRETIFNVQAQMPIESQFNGTATATITWFDWGINVPSVPGITDVAAQANLVINFVANRVNS; this is encoded by the coding sequence ATGCAAAATTTCCGTCTGGTGATCATTGCGATACTGGGCATCGCCCTTGGGCTGGTCATTGGCTTTTTGGGGACCTTCTGGGTCATCAGGGGTGGGCCGCGCACCACCTACACGCCTATTACAGCCCCCACGCTGGACCTCAACGCTCAGCCAACACTAGACCCTACCCAGGCCGTGATGGCTGTGACGTCAGTGGCCCTACTCAACGCTGAAAATGCGAATTTGCACGCGACGATTGCAGCGCTAGAGTCACTCCTTGGCGGGGCCGCAACACAACCGCCTATCGTTGCGACCGAAGCCCCGACCCTGACGCAGTCGCCCGCAGCAGGAGACGCCAGCCAGCGCGCGCTGTATCGCATCAACAGTTCTCAATCAGAAGTTCGCTTTTCTGTTGAAGAAGAACGCAACGGCACCCGTGCCGATGTGGTGGGGACGACAGACCAGCTTGCGGGCGATGTCATTGTCGATCGCCTGAACCCGGTTAACTCCCAAATTGGCACCATCCGCATGAGTGCCCGCGCCCTGACGACAGGGGATGCTGCCCGTGATGTCGTCCTGCGGGAGCAAATCTTCCGTTCCGCACAGGATGCTTATGAATTTATCGAATTTGTGCCAACGGCTGTCACTGGCTTGCCGGAGACGATTTATCTCGCGCAGACATACACATTCCAGGTCACAGGCAATCTGACCATTCTGGATACCACGCGAGAAACGATCTTTAACGTCCAGGCACAAATGCCGATAGAATCTCAATTCAACGGCACAGCGACCGCGACAATCACCTGGTTCGACTGGGGTATAAATGTCCCCAGTGTGCCGGGGATTACAGACGTTGCCGCACAAGCCAACCTGGTGATTAACTTCGTCGCCAATCGCGTGAATTCATAG
- a CDS encoding hydroxypyruvate isomerase family protein: MKQSNVWWCYANTGMDVPAFLQASAEAGYEGVELVPSEYYQTVHDLGLTIVTANGHSPIEDGLNRRENADAILKQLTENIQVAAQWQIRSLVCFSGNRRDMDDALGAEIAAETLSKIAPVAEDAGVLLLLETLNSKVDHPDYMGDSAQWCVDVCKSVGSPAVKVLYDIYHMQVMEGDIISTINAHHQIIGHYHTAGCPGRHEIDETQEINYPPIVRAIQETGYDGFLGQEFIPLNDPITSMKQAYDLCSV; the protein is encoded by the coding sequence ATGAAACAATCTAATGTGTGGTGGTGCTATGCGAATACGGGTATGGATGTACCCGCTTTCTTACAGGCCAGTGCAGAAGCAGGCTATGAAGGTGTCGAACTCGTGCCATCTGAATATTACCAGACTGTGCATGACCTCGGCTTAACGATCGTCACGGCAAACGGGCACAGCCCCATTGAAGACGGCTTGAATCGCCGGGAAAATGCCGACGCTATCCTCAAACAACTGACTGAAAATATCCAGGTCGCGGCCCAATGGCAGATTCGGTCACTGGTGTGTTTCAGTGGCAACCGTCGCGATATGGATGATGCCCTGGGAGCGGAAATCGCGGCAGAAACGCTGTCGAAGATCGCCCCGGTGGCAGAAGATGCTGGCGTACTGCTCTTGCTGGAGACGCTAAATAGCAAAGTCGATCACCCGGATTACATGGGCGATTCCGCGCAATGGTGCGTCGATGTTTGCAAATCTGTGGGGTCCCCTGCCGTGAAAGTGCTCTATGACATCTACCATATGCAGGTGATGGAAGGCGATATTATCAGCACCATCAACGCTCATCATCAGATCATCGGCCATTATCACACAGCGGGCTGCCCTGGTCGCCACGAGATTGACGAAACACAGGAAATCAATTACCCGCCTATCGTGCGCGCCATCCAGGAAACAGGCTATGACGGCTTCTTGGGGCAGGAATTCATCCCATTGAATGACCCTATCACCAGCATGAAGCAAGCCTACGACCTTTGCAGCGTCTAG
- a CDS encoding PAS domain S-box protein produces MRSQPEPISQAQQNKVNLHMDRAIPWQVLFDLNLVTGEIEVHGDYAAQLGYELSDFKESIDAWLQRVHPDQHQTLAEAYAACQHGHQSEFVIEHQQRTLTDSWLKVLSIGKVTHWDEDQPVRMLGTHTIYKGNDALKNDVLNTETTPQADEPEIQPETQKERNITEIDSLLESALDVSNLGLIIVSSEGQILQYTSRFAELFDLPEDKMLIGRGQVWETVQTRLKDPDTARNSVINLYQSTERTYDYLELANGIVLERTSYPLMEDGVLKARAWLLRDATQQKRLEEALILNSFAVETASDAVIWVDYDKRITDVNAATSEMLGYTREELIGMPLKQVDVSYDFNLWSGDWDKRRNETYLISLFQSEYKAKDGRIIPVEISANYIIYEEKEYICSFVRDVTERQQAIESLRDRESQLTVIFNQNNDNMSLASVEPDGTLYLTQLNDRYIQSLQSFGLDLDQQEIVNTPLEVYLRDIIKLNPEKLAYTLQKYQQVIQTGEAVYYENNFDLPGGHVYTEVVLTPIFDPPDVCRYVLYSSRDVTERKEANRTLQLINFAVENVSDAVCWMDANGVIIRANKAACTMFDYTYDELLGLPIIDMNLTFQTISSKKIWDQLKAMGSLRWETEIQTKGGRGIPVEVTANYIKFDDIELNCSIIRDITDRKQGELVAKSAQKHLEEEVTRRTAQLKAANAELETFAYSVSHDLRAPLRAIDGFSQALLEDNLDTLDPMGQHYLTRLRAASQNMGQLIDDLLKLSRVTRQEMRLAEVNLSEMAQGIFEELQEQEPQRNVKTVIDNHIIVQGDARLLKVMMMNLLNNAWKFTSNEEQAIIEFKRKPAEESVYYVSDNGAGFDMQYMNKLFNAFQRLHSDDDFEGTGIGLATVKRIIDRHGGKVWVDAKINEGATFYFTLS; encoded by the coding sequence ATGAGATCACAACCTGAACCTATCAGCCAAGCGCAGCAAAATAAAGTGAACCTGCATATGGATCGTGCCATCCCCTGGCAGGTGCTATTTGACCTGAATTTAGTGACCGGGGAAATAGAGGTTCACGGTGATTATGCGGCGCAGCTCGGTTATGAACTATCAGACTTTAAGGAGTCGATAGATGCATGGCTGCAGCGCGTCCATCCTGATCAACACCAGACATTGGCAGAGGCTTATGCAGCTTGTCAGCATGGTCATCAATCGGAATTCGTCATTGAACATCAACAGCGCACGCTTACCGATAGCTGGCTCAAGGTGCTTTCTATTGGCAAGGTCACCCACTGGGATGAGGACCAACCCGTGCGTATGCTTGGCACCCATACGATCTATAAGGGTAACGACGCGCTAAAGAACGATGTTCTAAACACAGAAACAACGCCGCAAGCGGATGAGCCAGAAATACAACCAGAGACGCAAAAAGAACGGAACATCACTGAAATTGACAGCCTGCTTGAATCCGCGTTGGACGTATCCAATTTAGGGCTGATTATTGTGTCCAGCGAGGGGCAAATCCTGCAATATACGAGTCGGTTTGCAGAATTATTTGACCTCCCAGAAGATAAAATGCTGATTGGGCGAGGTCAGGTCTGGGAAACAGTCCAAACACGCCTGAAAGACCCGGATACAGCAAGAAATTCTGTCATCAACCTGTATCAAAGTACGGAGCGAACTTACGATTATCTCGAGCTCGCCAATGGCATTGTCCTGGAACGAACGAGCTATCCTCTTATGGAAGATGGGGTCCTAAAAGCGCGTGCATGGCTGTTGCGAGATGCGACCCAACAAAAGCGCCTTGAAGAAGCGCTTATTCTGAACAGCTTCGCCGTGGAGACGGCTTCGGATGCTGTCATCTGGGTTGACTATGATAAACGCATTACGGATGTCAACGCAGCGACAAGCGAGATGCTCGGCTATACCCGAGAAGAATTAATCGGCATGCCCCTTAAACAGGTTGATGTCTCTTATGATTTTAATCTGTGGAGTGGCGATTGGGATAAAAGGCGAAATGAAACTTACTTAATATCGCTCTTCCAGAGTGAGTATAAGGCGAAAGATGGCCGAATAATCCCCGTAGAAATTTCAGCCAATTACATTATTTACGAGGAAAAAGAATATATTTGCTCTTTCGTCCGGGACGTGACAGAACGGCAGCAGGCTATTGAGTCCTTACGGGACAGAGAAAGCCAGCTCACGGTCATTTTCAACCAGAATAACGACAATATGTCGCTTGCCAGTGTGGAGCCAGATGGCACGCTGTACCTTACACAACTCAATGATCGTTATATTCAATCCCTCCAATCATTTGGGCTTGATCTGGATCAACAAGAAATTGTTAACACACCTCTAGAAGTTTATTTAAGAGATATCATCAAACTTAATCCAGAAAAGCTGGCTTATACGCTCCAGAAGTATCAGCAAGTCATCCAGACAGGCGAGGCCGTCTACTACGAGAATAACTTCGACTTACCTGGGGGCCATGTATACACCGAAGTCGTGCTAACGCCCATCTTCGACCCGCCGGATGTATGCCGTTATGTGCTGTATTCATCACGTGATGTGACTGAACGCAAAGAAGCAAACCGTACATTACAACTCATCAATTTTGCTGTGGAAAACGTCTCAGATGCGGTTTGTTGGATGGATGCAAATGGAGTCATCATTCGTGCCAACAAAGCAGCCTGCACCATGTTCGACTACACTTATGATGAACTGTTGGGCCTGCCCATAATTGATATGAATCTGACCTTTCAAACGATTTCAAGTAAAAAAATATGGGATCAGCTAAAGGCAATGGGGTCATTACGTTGGGAAACAGAGATACAAACCAAGGGCGGGCGTGGGATTCCGGTTGAGGTCACGGCAAATTACATCAAGTTTGATGATATTGAACTAAACTGCTCGATCATCCGCGATATTACGGATCGCAAACAGGGGGAACTCGTAGCGAAATCAGCCCAGAAGCATCTGGAAGAAGAAGTGACAAGGCGCACGGCTCAGCTTAAGGCAGCCAATGCAGAGCTAGAAACCTTCGCCTACTCTGTCTCGCACGACTTACGCGCACCCTTACGCGCGATAGACGGCTTTAGCCAGGCCTTGCTGGAAGATAATCTCGATACATTGGACCCGATGGGACAGCACTACCTCACGAGGTTACGTGCTGCCAGCCAAAATATGGGCCAACTCATTGATGACCTACTTAAACTCTCTAGAGTGACGCGGCAGGAAATGCGGCTGGCTGAGGTCAATCTGAGTGAGATGGCACAAGGAATCTTTGAGGAACTACAGGAGCAGGAGCCGCAGCGCAATGTCAAGACGGTGATTGACAATCATATCATCGTCCAGGGGGATGCACGCCTGCTTAAAGTGATGATGATGAACCTGTTGAACAATGCGTGGAAGTTCACAAGCAACGAAGAACAGGCAATCATTGAGTTCAAGCGAAAACCAGCTGAAGAAAGCGTGTATTATGTATCAGACAACGGAGCTGGTTTTGATATGCAGTATATGAACAAGCTCTTTAATGCCTTTCAACGGCTTCACTCCGATGATGACTTTGAGGGAACAGGCATCGGCTTAGCGACTGTGAAGCGGATCATTGATCGGCATGGGGGTAAAGTGTGGGTTGATGCAAAAATCAACGAAGGCGCGACATTTTATTTCACGTTGTCATAG
- a CDS encoding ScyD/ScyE family protein, which yields MWVRFVLCTLLTLVLAGAVVAQEDMPPMPELDGEIVADGLNGPMGLDIDADGNLLIVDSGTGGEETIEYADPTTFEVSTVPYGNTSRVIKLMPDGTQEEIMTLASVITGQDAVGGARVATLDGTIYVTVGGWQISSGETVSLPNYTAVVTPGADGEVQTVADMWAFELENNPDGTDNVESHPYDIEAGPDGMLYVADAAANDLLRVDPMSGEVELVAVFDALPGVFPQPFRNNELVADPVPTGVAFDSAGNIFVSFLSGAPFIPGNAKVVQVAQDGTVADFAPGLTMLTDLITGPDGMLYATQFSVYTEEGPMPNSGAILRIMEDGTTEVVKEGLPFLTAITFNEAGDAFVAINGIPIPGAGMIVRYNGLTEIAGEPMGMPGMQEDMGEATEEAAQG from the coding sequence ATGTGGGTTCGTTTTGTTTTGTGTACCTTACTGACGCTTGTTCTGGCAGGTGCTGTTGTTGCCCAGGAAGATATGCCCCCTATGCCAGAGCTCGATGGTGAAATTGTTGCCGATGGCCTTAACGGCCCCATGGGGTTGGACATTGATGCAGATGGTAATCTGCTGATTGTGGATAGCGGCACAGGCGGCGAAGAAACGATAGAGTATGCCGACCCCACCACTTTTGAAGTTAGCACGGTGCCATATGGCAATACATCACGTGTGATTAAGTTGATGCCAGATGGTACGCAGGAAGAAATCATGACGTTGGCCTCAGTCATAACAGGACAGGACGCCGTTGGTGGTGCCCGTGTAGCCACGCTTGATGGCACGATCTACGTAACGGTTGGCGGCTGGCAAATCAGCAGCGGCGAGACGGTCAGCCTGCCGAACTATACAGCTGTTGTGACGCCGGGGGCCGATGGTGAAGTGCAGACGGTGGCCGACATGTGGGCCTTCGAGCTGGAGAACAACCCGGATGGCACCGATAACGTGGAATCACACCCTTACGATATAGAAGCTGGCCCGGATGGTATGCTTTACGTCGCGGACGCTGCCGCCAATGACTTGCTGCGTGTGGACCCGATGTCTGGCGAGGTTGAATTGGTCGCTGTCTTTGATGCGCTGCCGGGTGTTTTCCCACAGCCTTTCCGCAACAATGAACTGGTCGCGGACCCCGTCCCAACCGGCGTTGCCTTCGATAGCGCGGGTAACATCTTCGTCTCATTCTTATCCGGTGCGCCGTTTATTCCGGGTAATGCCAAAGTCGTCCAGGTGGCGCAGGATGGTACTGTCGCGGACTTCGCCCCTGGCCTGACCATGTTGACGGACCTCATCACAGGCCCGGATGGGATGCTCTATGCAACGCAGTTCAGCGTCTACACAGAAGAAGGCCCCATGCCGAATTCAGGCGCGATCCTTCGCATTATGGAAGATGGCACAACAGAAGTGGTGAAGGAAGGCCTGCCATTCCTCACCGCCATTACTTTTAACGAGGCTGGTGATGCCTTTGTCGCGATTAATGGCATTCCCATTCCTGGGGCGGGCATGATCGTTCGTTACAATGGCCTGACTGAAATTGCCGGGGAACCTATGGGGATGCCCGGTATGCAAGAAGACATGGGCGAAGCAACGGAAGAAGCCGCACAAGGCTAA
- a CDS encoding ABC transporter substrate-binding protein: protein MNTRKCCAFVLVLLLLFPVAVLAQDDATDEAMDEVQMGAWETCETPDNLPEEINLGVIYSLSGPISVYGGPQQQAVQLALEEINGSAYLGEGTTLTAIFEDSAGDAEQAINAMTKLVEEDGVVAVLGPTLSTEAFSADPIAQENGTPVMGTSNTAIGITDMGDFVFRDSLPEASVIPGTIAQSVEILGLERVGVLYGDDDDFTLSGYDVFIEALDENGIEIVGEETFSREDVDFSAQLTNLLNNDPDALIVSALSAEAVQIIIQARDLGFEGAIIGGNGFNSPDTIEQTGEASEGVIVGAAWNVASTNPYSEAYETAYEEAYGNAPDQFATQAYTGAWLFATAIRCANSAERSDIRDALAAITDLETPLGTFSFSETRDPIHDPVVQIVQDGAFAVLGAEDMEESE from the coding sequence ATGAATACCCGAAAGTGTTGTGCATTTGTGCTCGTACTCTTGCTTCTGTTCCCTGTGGCAGTCCTTGCACAGGATGATGCAACGGACGAGGCTATGGACGAGGTACAAATGGGTGCCTGGGAAACCTGTGAAACGCCCGATAATTTGCCAGAAGAAATCAATCTCGGCGTGATTTACAGCCTTTCCGGCCCGATTTCCGTCTATGGTGGCCCACAACAACAAGCTGTCCAACTGGCGCTTGAAGAAATCAACGGGTCTGCTTACCTGGGTGAAGGCACAACCCTGACAGCGATCTTCGAAGATTCCGCAGGTGATGCGGAACAGGCCATCAACGCGATGACCAAACTCGTTGAAGAAGATGGCGTTGTCGCCGTGCTTGGGCCGACCCTCTCTACAGAAGCATTCTCCGCAGATCCTATCGCCCAGGAAAATGGTACCCCTGTGATGGGGACCAGTAACACCGCGATTGGCATCACAGATATGGGTGACTTCGTCTTCCGCGACAGCCTGCCAGAAGCATCTGTTATCCCTGGCACGATTGCCCAATCCGTAGAAATCCTCGGCCTGGAGCGCGTCGGCGTGCTGTATGGCGATGATGATGACTTCACACTGAGTGGGTATGATGTCTTCATCGAAGCGCTGGACGAAAACGGCATTGAGATCGTTGGCGAAGAAACCTTCTCCCGCGAAGATGTCGATTTCAGCGCCCAATTGACGAACCTGCTCAATAATGACCCGGATGCCCTCATTGTCAGCGCTCTATCCGCGGAGGCTGTCCAGATCATCATCCAGGCCCGCGATTTAGGCTTTGAAGGCGCAATCATTGGTGGTAATGGCTTTAACTCACCGGATACCATCGAGCAAACGGGCGAGGCATCCGAAGGTGTGATCGTCGGTGCAGCATGGAATGTCGCCAGCACCAACCCGTACAGCGAAGCCTACGAAACAGCTTATGAAGAAGCCTATGGCAATGCCCCAGATCAATTTGCGACCCAGGCTTACACAGGCGCGTGGCTGTTCGCAACGGCAATCCGCTGTGCGAACTCCGCAGAACGCAGCGACATACGCGATGCGCTGGCCGCTATCACAGACCTGGAAACACCATTAGGCACGTTCTCATTCTCAGAAACACGTGATCCAATCCATGATCCTGTTGTGCAGATTGTGCAAGATGGTGCTTTCGCAGTTTTGGGCGCAGAAGACATGGAAGAATCTGAATAA
- a CDS encoding ATP-binding protein, which translates to MSNPLRILLAEDSEDDALLLMRHLRKGGYDPIYRQVESASAMRAALEENDWDIVISDYQMPQFSGLDALSIFSKSGLEIPFIVVSGTIGEELAVEAMRAGAHDYLMKDNLARLLPAIQRELREAHIRRDRKKSEQTLIESEQQYRILFESSPEAIVIIGLNGEIIDCNPAVESLTGLKRYELISQPVTTLDLDLLKKAANDDYLPYFTNLLSDQKTARFEAKLRHLHGDTRWLEIHLANLNREGKQWAIQAIMRDITERKSTEEVLQNFAERLTILHEVDKAILSARSAEKITQAALHHVRMLIPYLVAGVTIIDSETNEPDLLAAYHNENLIDETGFPFNMIYEIPEVMSVLENSAPFIIEDTAAHPRMRAHLHELGLENINTLLNIPLIFQGELIGFMIFGAENATVFGGEQIDIAYELALQLAIAIQQARLHEAIAYHAIELEVRVEERTAELQAANERLVALSRAKDEFVSNVSHELRTPLTSLLMRQNLLARTPENLTKHLKVMDRETMRLKYMLEDLLRLSRLDQGRTQLEPIRFDLNNLIVQYLEDRMLLAQENKLNLSYECSESILTTQADYGLMEQVLGILVNNAINYTPEGGSIVVRTFKRVESEEAFVCFSIRDTGPGITEDELSQLFERFYRGKAGRKSQVPGTGLGLAIAKEVIDRHNGHIHVESEGIEGKGTTFTVCLPAYAR; encoded by the coding sequence ATGAGTAATCCGTTACGCATTCTATTAGCTGAAGACTCTGAAGACGATGCATTATTGTTGATGCGCCACTTGCGCAAAGGTGGGTATGATCCCATCTATCGGCAAGTTGAATCAGCGAGTGCAATGCGCGCTGCTCTGGAAGAAAACGACTGGGATATCGTTATCTCCGATTATCAAATGCCACAATTTTCTGGCCTAGATGCGCTCTCGATTTTTTCGAAAAGTGGCTTGGAGATTCCCTTTATCGTCGTCTCTGGCACGATTGGTGAGGAACTGGCCGTAGAAGCCATGCGTGCAGGTGCCCATGATTACCTCATGAAGGATAATCTCGCGCGCCTGCTGCCTGCCATCCAGCGTGAATTGCGCGAGGCCCATATACGCCGTGACCGTAAAAAGTCCGAGCAGACGCTCATCGAGAGCGAACAGCAGTATCGCATTCTGTTCGAATCATCGCCAGAAGCCATTGTCATTATTGGCCTAAACGGAGAGATTATCGACTGCAACCCCGCTGTTGAGAGCCTCACAGGGTTGAAGCGTTACGAACTCATCAGCCAGCCCGTGACGACGTTGGACCTGGACCTGCTGAAAAAAGCAGCTAATGACGACTATCTTCCGTATTTCACTAATTTATTATCTGACCAAAAAACAGCGCGATTTGAAGCAAAACTGCGCCATCTCCATGGCGATACGCGCTGGCTGGAAATCCATCTGGCGAACCTCAACCGCGAAGGGAAACAGTGGGCCATACAGGCTATTATGCGCGACATCACAGAGCGCAAATCCACAGAAGAAGTGTTACAGAACTTCGCAGAGCGGCTCACCATCTTACACGAAGTAGATAAGGCCATCCTTTCCGCACGTTCAGCAGAAAAGATCACCCAGGCAGCGCTGCATCACGTCCGCATGTTGATTCCGTATCTCGTGGCAGGTGTCACGATTATTGATTCCGAAACCAACGAGCCGGACCTATTGGCGGCTTATCACAACGAAAATCTCATTGATGAAACGGGCTTTCCCTTCAACATGATTTATGAAATCCCGGAAGTCATGAGCGTGCTTGAAAACAGCGCCCCTTTCATCATCGAGGATACCGCCGCACATCCGCGAATGCGCGCCCATCTACATGAGCTTGGCCTGGAAAACATCAATACCCTGTTGAATATCCCGCTCATCTTCCAGGGCGAGCTGATAGGCTTCATGATCTTTGGCGCGGAGAATGCGACAGTCTTCGGCGGCGAGCAAATTGATATTGCCTATGAGCTGGCTTTGCAGCTCGCGATTGCCATTCAGCAGGCCCGCTTACACGAAGCCATCGCTTACCATGCGATTGAGCTTGAAGTACGCGTTGAAGAGCGCACTGCAGAGCTCCAGGCTGCGAACGAGCGACTGGTCGCACTTAGCCGCGCGAAGGATGAGTTTGTATCCAATGTATCCCACGAGTTGCGCACACCTCTAACAAGCCTGCTCATGCGGCAGAACCTGCTGGCCCGCACGCCAGAAAACCTGACCAAACATCTCAAGGTCATGGACCGCGAGACAATGCGCCTGAAATATATGCTTGAGGATTTGCTGCGGCTCTCCCGGTTGGATCAGGGCCGCACGCAGCTTGAGCCGATCCGGTTTGACCTCAATAACCTCATCGTGCAGTATCTTGAAGATCGTATGCTGCTCGCGCAGGAGAATAAGCTCAATTTATCTTATGAGTGCAGCGAGAGTATCCTCACAACCCAGGCTGACTATGGTCTGATGGAACAGGTGTTGGGCATCCTGGTGAATAATGCTATCAACTACACGCCTGAAGGTGGCTCTATCGTCGTGCGTACCTTTAAACGGGTGGAATCTGAGGAAGCGTTCGTTTGCTTCAGCATTCGTGATACAGGCCCAGGCATCACAGAAGATGAACTTTCTCAGTTATTTGAGCGCTTTTATCGGGGTAAAGCCGGGCGCAAGTCGCAGGTACCCGGCACAGGCCTGGGGCTCGCAATCGCTAAGGAAGTGATTGACCGTCACAATGGTCATATTCACGTTGAAAGTGAAGGCATTGAAGGCAAGGGGACCACATTTACCGTCTGTCTGCCTGCTTATGCCCGCTAG